The DNA segment CCTTAGtttagatcctatggataagatctaattacataattggatagagatctaattgaATTGAGATCTAAcgaggataggatccattaaggatCAAGCTAATTGCaccactataaataggaggaacctcatggttcataggctagaactgTTGGTGgtcgcctctcctattctctttagccctcctctcctcctccttggttCTAGTAGCCTTGCGGTGCACGTGGAGAAGGAGATCCAACAACGatctgaggagcatcgtcactgcatttgttgtatggatcaccactagagtggAGTATACGAGTTCTCCTTCATTCACTAGATTCGTCGAATCTGGAAAtttcggggatatacgatctccctaagtaacacttcTAACATGATATATGCGTTTTTTTTGTTTTACAATTTTCTCATGCACCATTCATCGTATAATGACCAAGTACTTAACTTTGGGAAatctagttttgtttttgtttttcgttGTGGATTAGATGCCAACCCTTGATTTTCCAATAGTACGAAGGTTTTCTCTTAagcttgttaaaaggagaaaagctataaaaaggaTAATTGATCTTCATCCATTAGAAAAAacatcgatagtgaaagccgatagtctcgaaggaagaggaatcgagagtgacaGTTAGTCGAAaaaattgaaccactataaatcgatttgttttccttctcttatttttgATTTGTTATTGATTACTTATTTGCATTACTTACAACTCTCATTTTTGGTTAATCATATTTCTAGTATGGATTTATCAATTGAACTTCAAAATCGATTAAAATTTCCTATAGCACTAATTCAACTCACTGCCATTGAACATGTAATTATATCTTTGTATTAGATTTCAATAAAATCTTAAATTGTCTTACTTGAAATCAATAGAAAAAATTAGGGGCTTTAGAAGGTACACCATCTCTACAAAGGACTATGATATcccaaatttaaaaattttaattttttccgtATATAGATACTAACTTTACAAGAAAAAGACTTCTTAGACATTGCATATGTTTTATGATCGCGTAAGAAGTAAAGTTTTTTGACATTATCCATAGCTAAAGTGGAATATATTGCAATAGGAGCATTTTGTGCATAATTGTTATGGATGAGACACATTGACTTTGAAATCGAGATGTCGAAAATATGATAGAAGATCCACCAATTATATGATGAAAGATTTAATAATATGCAGAGAACTCTTATGTGAGTCTtggtcgaaattaattttaaaaatgagctAATTCCAACAAAAACAATTAAGGGTTAAAAGTGAATAGTAAATGATCGTACCTACGTCATTACTAGGTCATCATTGGGCTTGGCAGTAGCATAGCACAAAGATTATACTACCTAGGTCAAGTAATATTACCTAGCTTAGGTGTTAGTATCATATGAGTCACCAAATGATGTGTTTCAATTTCATTGCTAGCATCcaatgatcatgtcactaatgtatctttattttttagtattttttcttaatttactctatatttttaaggttttagggcctataaataccgtcTTCATGTTTGGCTGGTGAGAGCATCCATTGTGCTTGCAATGTTTTCCGATTCTCTATTAGAGGTTTGATTTTTATCTACTTTTTGGGCTTTAGTTGGATGACTAAGTTATAGAGATACCTATAAAAGATTGAATATTTCAAGCACAAGCTTTTTTTACCAATGCTTTGATAAAAGAAAGTTGTAGAGGATTGTTGATCTTCAAACTTTGGAGAGAAAAAAAACCAGTGAACGTCAATGGCCTCATAGATAGATAAAATAAGAATGGATCGTAGATCAAAaatattgaaccactataaaattagtatgTCTCCCtatcttatttttatgtttttctccTGTTCTTACTTATGAATCCCAAAATAATGAAAATGATTGAAAAACTTCTGTCAAGAGACTGAGAATATAGTTGAGAATGAAGTTGACACAATAAACGTGGCAAAATTTCTAAATAAAGATATGACAAATATCTACATCAaactatatatttttaagaatgtgtttttatttctatttatttTGAAAATGGCTATACCAAGAAACGTgtgtgatttttaatttttccaaACATGATTTGTGAAGTGTCACGCCACTCATCAAAACCCCTCGTAATTGGAGAACTAATTGGCCTTTCTCCATGATAGTTGCCATCTCGTGAGGTTTCAAAAAATACGTTGGGCTGCTGGTTTTATATAAATTACTTGTCATAGCAAACAATTATTATGGTACAAACAAATCTGATACAAAAGAATATTCTCAGAACATAACTTCGATAATCATTAACTTATCCTTACATAGCTCTCACTGCATCAAACCTGGGCTCTTTGGCCGTGAACTTCTGCTTCACGTACACCTCCATGTAATCCCCGAAAACAAACTTGGGGTACAAAGCTGGAGCGTCGTCGTTGCTGATTCCCGGAGTGATGGTGGCCTTCAAGGAGGGGTTGTAGAACGAAGCAATGGAGCGGCGGTTGCCATCGCTGGTCGTGAGCACGCGGTGCCACACGCTCTTGTAGCGACCGTTGCTGAGTACTTCGATCTGGTCTCCGGTGTTGATGACGATGGCATTGGCCACAGGCTGCACGTCGATCCACTTCCCATCTTTTAGGATCTGGAGGCCACCAACTTGGTCGTCCTGGAAGAGGAGGatgacaccgccagcatcggtGTGGGCGCGAAGGCCGTTTACGAGGTCCAGGCGCGGGCATGGCGGATAGTGGCTCACCTTGGTGCCGAAGAAGGGCTGGTGCTCACCGTTTCCTGAAAATACTTTCTTGATGTAGCCATTCTCAAACCCCATATTCTCATCCATTACTTCCATCACTTTCTCAGCCAGCTTCCTCAGCTCTTCCCTGTACTCCTTCATGATCTCGCTGCATGAAGAGAGCAAACGTCAACAACTTTGGCGACAAACCATCATATTATGAGTAGCAAATCAAAGATCAACAATCCAATTCTTGCGCTGGGGCAGCTAGCTATTCAGCAGTGATTATAATTGACTTTCTAATGTTGTTCATTCGTTTATGTGGAACAGGGAATGGAACAAGCATCATTGGAGCTTCGTGAATGAAGTACCTGAACTCCGGAGGGTTGGACGGCCATTCGTTGTCGTCCTGGAGAAGGAAAACATCCTCCCAGTCCACGTTATCCAAGCGCTTAACATCGGCCGCTTCCCCTTCTTTTTCCACCAGTTTGTTCAACAGCTGCACTGGTTTGGATCCCTTGAAGCCCTTCGCTCTGAGCCGATAGCACTCCGAGCATACCTTCTTCACGCGATCCAGAAGCTCCACCGGAATCCCATGGTTCACCAGCTGCAAGCACATTAGATTACTTGGAATAAGTACCAGCATCATGTTCAGAAGAACCATGGacgggagaaaggaagaagatcgGGAACATGAAAGCACATCCTCCATGACAACAGACCTGAAAGAATCCCCATTCTTCACATCCATTGGCAATCTGTGCCAAAGTTTCggctctttgcttgcccttcaacTTTGAGAAATCAATGACTGGAATGGCCATTTCTAAcaaaagatttattttctgaGAAGACGGATGCGATGCTTTGGTTGAACTTTGCTTCTTGAGTTCGATGAAAAGAAATGGAGCTACTTGGGGCTTTTTATAGTGCAAAGATTGAGCTTCACTTCAGATCTTACGTACAAATCAAAGGAAGAAACGAGGAAGTATGCCAAGTGTTGTTGGTCAACCTTTCTTTTCCTTGGTTATTAGAAAGAGACAAAGAATTGTTTGTCAACCTTTCTTTTCCTTGGCAAAGACCACAAGTACTTATTAGAAAGAGACAAAGACCACAAGCACTTCCACACGGCAAACCATCCAAATCATCTTGATTCACTCGTGAAATAAATGGACAAAATGATGATATGGCCAGAACGTTCATCACGTTAATAAGGTGGCTTCGGCACGTACGAGACGATCATGGCAGGCTTCCAGGATGATTAATATCCAGCTCAGCTTGTACTGGTTTTGTCATTGGATTGCATCATTTGCAACGTGGGGCTGCTTGACTTGGTCAGAAGAATGTTCATCACGTTAATAAGGTGGCTTCGGCATGTACGAGACGATCATGGCAGGCTTCCAGAATGATCCATATCCAGCTCAGCTTGTACTGGTTTTGTTATTGGATTGCATCGTTTGCGACGTTTACGAAGAATTCCCAATTCGAATGAACTGCTCGATAAAATCGAGTAAAACAGGTTACTTTCCAATTAAGTCttatatcaatatatcatattgaatgGATAGATAGAAGAGATGAAGCACACAGCAAAGACCACACATTGGCGAAGACCACACATTGAGAGATCACACATTGGCGAAGACCACACATTGAGAGatcacaatttgagttcttccttcaataggcgaaaaccaaccaGCTTTTACAACCAAGCAGTTAGAGAGTAGGACTGCTcagagcccatattcacttaagggagcccgacaaatcagaggacaaggtcgagtaagagaACGTTAcgactaaggaagctaaggagaacataatcggtgtaAATCCTACAACGCGATGgtaaaggccatgcatgggagttgcaatctatctttccattgaccaaagggagctgcttagagaacacagaggtgttaaagctATTGGGAAAATCAGgtagtcgaaaggggcgaggaagcaatgacgagtccagagggatttagctacccaaaatcaagcattagttagaatgaaggtggactcagaggagtgccatatagatatatctactgataatgaagaaaagggatgcagatgtgaggcgacggatagtagggccttgGGCAAGGTAGCAccatggtaccacaaaggcgggacttccgtgaaagttattgatcccttgctctcatggagggagagtgcttggtcctgAAAGGGGCCGAAGAGGTGGAGCATACAAAGGCAAACTTCAAGTAtcaagataaggctgaagggcagaggctaaggaacttcgtaagaccggtgtcaacgagcttctcatcaagataaccgaaagtgaaggacttcgggtcatgcaagagtgcacgaccaaggaacgaagcaggcagtacgtggtgctatacctttactactcagtggagtaggcggccgggttgatggagaagatgatacaatcttagaggcgaccaaaactattaaagacttactccaagttggggtgaaaacttcctgcattccagaagttcgatggcattaagaaggtgaatcatattagctaactcaacgcaaggagtgcaaacacttcaagtgcttcagaagtgtgagcaaagagcaggcgaaggctagaaactagctcgatgcatggagtaccacctcgaggaggcgggcgaagtcaagtaaccattgccttctcaactcttaagagaatgagtgaaaccgagtaccccaattctcttatctatccagtagaggagctctacacaagttcaaagacccttcgaagataatagaagacaatagttgtcaaatcctcactaatggtgatcaATTCTATTGAAAGTAGACtacctgcttcatttcccaatgtaaTGCTAATCAAAAGTGGAAGTTACTTGGAAATAACAACTAAataaaagaagagtcgatggacattttgtggaggaataacccaaaacttcgaaagtttacgaggcgatgctcgttaaaactccaacaaggaTCTAcctagttcaagtagcatgtgatatttgagagactagcacatagtaaggatggtcttttccttcatctggaggatccgcaggaaccaacagagatcaacataactcagccaaccccatactagagtcagagtcattggcgagttgaagcagcatggcggatcaaaggttcgactactctaaAACAGCAATGGAGAgcggctaggagccaagaggcacattgtagttggagcataagattgaagactcagcaaaagcgAGGAGTTGCAGTATTGGCAAagacttcgacgaggatgtcgatggaataagtgggggagaatgtcacagacaaacttctaaacaggatgtttgatataattcttatgtatgtccgtatcttttggtatgttcatgctttgcacagcatgtaaagggacgatcgaaggcttaatagtctcattatagttgggtttggtggccactttaggcttgtaaataaaggttgtatcatgtggacacttatgagagattttcgatctgtagaggaccattttgaccttttgttgtgcaattgttcagagcttctaaagtttgtttgtaatttgcattgtctatgaagtgttttcgaaaatatttgcttatggatcccgagtgaggagtTTTTTCTAACCTgacttctcttttgtgggtcctaagggaccatgggaggctttagggaggctgacttttacgaacggacatgcaagggtaccaCACGACCTAGGCAAAACCAATTATGTCCATGACACACGGGTGCAGTGCCCGCAAGCGTCGCACTTGCGGGCGCTGTGTCACCTACAGGTGCCACCCTTGCAAGCAGGCTGCCTGCACACAGCTCACCCCTACGGGCAGGTCGCCCGCGGGCCCTATGCCTGCAGGTTGCACCCGTGGGTGGGGCACCCGTGGGCTGCCAACCCCCCGCCGGCTAGTTGGTGCAGACACACATCCTACTAGTGCGTTGGCGCTGTGCTACCTTCTTGCGGTTGCCGCCCTTATGGCTGCCGCTGTAGGAGGCTGTACACACGCAGAAGGCAGCAAGCTACCATCTGCGAGGGTagtaagggcaacaacagttatttctctttctcgcttttgcatcaatgatttttacatcaaaagcttttccaaaacataacacatgtagttcaaaactaatctttcatatgaacaacctagctctgataccactgtaagaaaatctaggggcgatatcacatgcgcagcggaagaatattaaaaacaaaatccttaATTTCTCAAAGATATGTTTTAGGAGagggtgttacctagggagatcgtatatcccagaaTTCATATAGATTtctaggaaagggtgaaggaagtcaagcgtcctccttgctagtcataggtgcccagcaagctaatcacgtgagtaatggcacgtgtgacttgacacataatctttttacttattatattttagtatttatcactttatattgactattgcatatatgcatttatatattgtgatgtcgttggatctgtacaatagaaattggatcgtaatgagatcatgataatgagactaattcacctttaaacatatatcctaaataatccctgtcataggttacttgagagggacatcgagataatcggatagactggtttactatatacccgtccatatgatggatgtagttggtctcatagctgcctcctctctagcggtgatccacacagtaaggctgtgatgatgctcctcaaaactataAGCTTGTTATCTAagaaggagagggggaggagaataggagaggtaacccaAAGAAGCTCTAGCCTTTgaatcattggttccctcctatttatagagttcttctgtaaatttaaccataatggatcctgtattattgggtattgaatcttcatccaactacccaagcctcttagattagtggatctctatccaataatctctcattgactcttattgtatctcattcataggatccaataattcatgagcttattggatatcaaataagatagaggctccgacggatatctcatattcgaacatctacccatcgcaacgcctaccatatatataccctttaggcccaatatcgagctggtcaagagtcatacctgtcagaactccttctaggatagtgaattattatcttcataataattcacttgactcatcgactatagacatactaggccactacgttggaGTCCCCAAACGAAATAGGAGAATCAAATACATTGGATTTGTCTCTCCTCcgttactatatacctatagccccttatctatctaatatcccagtgactatataccgggcatggtactatcagacaCACACGGTTttcactcgagtctcgctctaatcggattctcttggagaactgtttctctctcaatccgaatgaccctagctagggatttgcctaagcaagtacacataggatattcctctcatgacacctagagtggatgatcctctatcaatactcaatagtcctcgtaaggttggctaccactcccgatgaccggttgtgctagatctggaacctccaaacctttaagtccaatatcaaagaatgaagtactcatataggacatccttggtatctcaagtctaaggaccagatacaccactaggactatggaatcgttgtctaataataaggcatcatcaaccatctagcatttcgtaagcggctcAATTAGTAAacccattcttcaatgagcacctatactatatctctagtgtccccacacgagcaactatgagactagttgcatccatcatatggatgggtatacagcacaccagtctgtccggttatctcgatgtccctctcgagtaacctatgaccgggattatttaggatctatgtttaaaggtgaatcggtctcattattgtgatctcatcacgatctgattcccattgcacagatccatagacattataatatattcaagcaacaagcaatataaagtgataaaatgtcaaataataataagcaaaaagactacgtgacaAGTCACACcggtcatcactcaagtgattggcttgcagggcacctatgactagcaaatgcaacctgagagattcgtgttCAAGTAgtatccagataaggtgtgcatgttgcttaagtccatttataaactaaagtaagcttcccaaagttggaacaaaagatttgataaggcgattagatcttatgacttcgttaagaataaagatgagccttaCGTGTataaaaaggtaagtgggagcactatcaccttcttggtgttatttgTGAATGACATCATAATCATTGGGAATACTCTCAAcattaaatgcttggttatctagacacttctacaTGGAAGACTTAAggcgaagcatcctatattttagggatttggatctatagagataaatttaagaggatgcttagcttatctCAATCCCAGTGCatagacatcattatcaaaaggttgatatgaaatatttcaagagatgtcttatATTAATGAGACATGGAATTTTACTTTCTCATAGTATATGTTCACCTTGAATGGGGAGCTGgaatagttccaagcaagatactactattgacttgacCATGGAGGCAAAATATATTACTACgacaaaaacaacaaaagagggGGTCTGGATAAAGAAATTCATTAAATATTTAAGAGTCGTATTGAATAGCATAGAACTGATtcctatatattatgataataatggGGCGATCtcccaagcgaaggaacccaggtctcatcaaaagcattttgaggaggttctagcttattagagagattgtggCCCATGAAGGTATAACAATAGAAAGAGTTTCTTCCAAAGATAATATTGTAAATCCACTAACGAAGCCATTGTCTTAGATTATATTTGAGCATCACAAAGGTTTGAttgggatcagacacatatgtgattggctttaggtcaagtgggagatagtTAGTTGtaggtgccttacaagccaatcacgtaagtgatggcacctgTGACACGTTGCGACGATatctttgcttattattactgatattttatcatatattatctagatgtatattgtgatatccttggatctatgcaatgggaatcggattgtgatgagatcatgataatgatactgattcaactttaaacacaaatcctaaatcatcccgatcataggttactcgagaaggacatcgagagaaCCAAATAGACCGGTgcattgtatactcatccatatgatggatccgcttacggaatgcttgatggttaatgatacctaatgtcagacaatgattctgtagtcctagttgtatgtctagtccttagacttgagacactaaagatatcttgtatgagttccATTCTTTAACGTCTTATTTATAAGTTTGAAATTTTCAAATATGGTATAAACAATTCTAGGGAatgacagtcaaccttacgaaggcaattgagtatcaatagaggatcatccactcttggtatcacgagagaaatatctcatgtgtgctTGCTCAAACAAAATCTCTAGCTAGAGtcgttcagattgagagagaatgagttctacaagagaatccgattagagcgagactctgaTAGGATTTTGTATGGGCCTAACATTACTGTATCCTATATACGttatctaggatattagatggatgagggactatagacacATGGTAACTGTGGATAGATAAGTTCACcatattagattcccctataccatttggggactatgacgtagtgatcTAGTATAACCATAGTCGATGAATCgataaattattatagagataataatttactatatcagaagaagttctgaccggatcgactcatggccagctcggtatcggacctagagggtcacatatatatgatggATGTCACAACGAGTAGAAGTATGGATATAAGATATTCATAGAGCCCTTAGtttagatcctatggataagatctaattacataattggatagagatctaattgaATTGAGATCTAAcgaggataggatccattaaggatCAAGCTAATTGCaccactataaataggaggaacctcatggttcataggctagaactgTTGGTGgtcgcctctcctattctctttagccctcctctcctcctccttggttCTAGTAGCCTTGCGGTGCACGTGGAGAAGGAGATCCAACAACGatctgaggagcatcgtcactgcatttgttgtatggatcaccactagagtggAGTATACGAGTTCTCCTTCATTCACTAGATTCGTCGAATCTGGAAAtttcggggatatacgatctccctaagtaacacttcTAACATGATATATGCGTTTTTTTTGTTTTACAATTTTCTCATGCACCATTCATCGTATAATGACCAAGTACTTAACTTTGGGAAatctagttttgtttttgtttttcgttGTGGATTAGATGCCAACCCTTGATTTTCCAATAGTACGAAGGTTTTCTCTTAagcttgttaaaaggagaaaagctataaaaaggaTAATTGATCTTCATCCATTAGAAAAAacatcgatagtgaaagccgatagtctcgaaggaagaggaatcgagagtgacaGTTAGTCGAAaaaattgaaccactataaatcgatttgttttccttctcttatttttgATTTGTTATTGATTACTTATTTGCATTACTTACAACTCTCATTTTTGGTTAATCATATTTCTAGTATGGATTTATCAATTGAACTTCAAAATCGATTAAAATTTCCTATAGCACTAATTCAACTCACTGCCATTGAACATGTAATTATATCTTTGTATTAGATTTCAATAAAATCTTAAATTGTCTTACTTGAAATCAATAGAAAAAATTAGGGGCTTTAGAAGGTACACCATCTCTACAAAGGACTATGATATcccaaatttaaaaattttaattttttccgtATATAGATACTAACTTTACAAGAAAAAGACTTCTTAGACATTGCATATGTTTTATGATCGCGTAAGAAGTAAAGTTTTTTGACATTATCCATAGCTAAAGTGGAATATATTGCAATAGGAGCATTTTGTGCATAATTGTTATGGATGAGACACATTGACTTTGAAATCGAGATGTCGAAAATATGATAGAAGATCCACCAATTATATGATGAAAGATTTAATAATATGCAGAGAACTCTTATGTGAGTCTtggtcgaaattaattttaaaaatgagctAATTCCAACAAAAACAATTAAGGGTTAAAAGTGAATAGTAAATGATCGTACCTACGTCATTACTAGGTCATCATTGGGCTTGGCAGTAGCATAGCACAAAGATTATACTACCTAGGTCAAGTAATATTACCTAGCTTAGGTGTTAGTATCATATGAGTCACCAAATGATGTGTTTCAATTTCATTGCTAGCATCcaatgatcatgtcactaatgtatctttattttttagtattttttcttaatttactctatatttttaaggttttagggcctataaataccgtcTTCATGTTTGGCTGGTGAGAGCATCCATTGTGCTTGCAATGTTTTCCGATTCTCTATTAGAGGTTTGATTTTTATCTACTTTTTGGGCTTTAGTTGGATGACTAAGTTATAGAGATACCTATAAAAGATTGAATATTTCAAGCACAAGCTTTTTTTACCAATGCTTTGATAAAAGAAAGTTGTAGAGGATTGTTGATCTTCAAACTTTGGAGAGAAAAAAAACCAGTGAACGTCAATGGCCTCATAGATAGATAAAATAAGAATGGATCGTAGATCAAAaatattgaaccactataaaattagtatgTCTCCCtatcttatttttatgtttttctccTGTTCTTACTTATGAATCCCAAAATAATGAAAATGATTGAAAAACTTCTGTCAAGAGACTGAGAATATAGTTGAGAATGAAGTTGACACAATAAACGTGGCAAAATTTCTAAATAAAGATATGACAAATATCTACATCAaactatatatttttaagaatgtgtttttatttctatttatttTGAAAATGGCTATACCAAGAAACGTgtgtgatttttaatttttccaaACATGATTTGTGAAGTGTCACGCCACTCATCAAAACCCCTCGTAATTGGAGAACTAATTGGCCTTTCTCCATGATAGTTGCCATCTCGTGAGGTTTCAAAAAATACGTTGGGCTGCTGGTTTTATATAAATTACTTGTCATAGCAAACAATTATTATGGTACAAACAAATCTGATACAAAAGAATATTCTCAGAACATAACTTCGATAATCATTAACTTATCCTTACATAGCTCTCACTGCATCAAACCTGGGCTCTTTGGCCGTGAACTTCTGCTTCACGTACACCTCCATGTAATCCCCGAAAACAAACTTGGGGTACAAAGCTGGAGCGTCGTCGTTGCTGATTCCCGGAGTGATGGTGGCCTTCAAGGAGGGGTTGTAGAACGAAGCAATGGAGCGGCGGTTGCCATCGCTGGTCGTGAGCACGCGGTGCCACACGCTCTTGTAGCGACCGTTGCTGAGTACTTCGATCTGGTCTCCGGTGTTGATGACGATGGCATTGGCCACAGGCTGCACGTCGATCC comes from the Musa acuminata AAA Group cultivar baxijiao chromosome BXJ2-8, Cavendish_Baxijiao_AAA, whole genome shotgun sequence genome and includes:
- the LOC135619284 gene encoding 1-aminocyclopropane-1-carboxylate oxidase-like; its protein translation is MAIPVIDFSKLKGKQRAETLAQIANGCEEWGFFQLVNHGIPVELLDRVKKVCSECYRLRAKGFKGSKPVQLLNKLVEKEGEAADVKRLDNVDWEDVFLLQDDNEWPSNPPEFSEIMKEYREELRKLAEKVMEVMDENMGFENGYIKKVFSGNGEHQPFFGTKVSHYPPCPRLDLVNGLRAHTDAGGVILLFQDDQVGGLQILKDGKWIDVQPVANAIVINTGDQIEVLSNGRYKSVWHRVLTTSDGNRRSIASFYNPSLKATITPGISNDDAPALYPKFVFGDYMEVYVKQKFTAKEPRFDAVRAM